DNA from Desulfarculus baarsii DSM 2075:
GGAGGGCTTGGGTTTTTTGTTTCCGCTGAGCAAGCGTCTGCGCCTGGCCAAGCCGTTGGTGCATCTGGCCCTGACCGGCTACGAACTGATGGCCGGCCGCTGGAGTTACAAGTTCCACCGTCCGGCCGCCTTCGCCATGTTGGCCCCGCGTTGCGATCAAGGGCGCCTCTGCGGCGGTTTCGCCTTCCAAGACGCCACCGCCGACGACGCCCGGCTGGTCTATCGCCTGTTGCAGGAGGGCCGGGCCATGGGCGGGGTCGCCGTCAACTACTGCTCGGCGCGGGCCTTTGACCGCGCTCACGACGGTCAGGCGCGGGGTCTGGAGGCCGTCGATGAACTGACCGGCCGTTCGTATCTGGCCCGGGGCAGGGTGATCTTGAACGCCAGCGGAGCCTGGACCGACGACGTGCGGGCCCATCTGGGCCAACGGCCCCGCCTGCGCCGTCTGCGGGGCAGTCATCTGATCCTGCCCCGTTGGCGCTTGCCGCTGGGCCAGGCCGTGGGCCTGCAACATCCGGCCGACGGTCGGGCCATGTACGTCATGCCCTGGGAAGGGGCCACGCTGGTGGGCACCACCGACATCGACCACGAGCAGGACATGACCGCCGAGCCGCGCATCCAGCCGGAAGAGGGGGCTTATCTGCTGGAGGCGTTGGCCTATTGGTTTCCCTCGCGGGGCATGGGGCCTGGCGACGTGCTCTCCACCTACGCCGGCGTGCGGCCGGTGATCGACAGCGGCAAGAAAGACCCCTCCAAGGAGTCTCGCGACCACGCCGTCTGGAGCGAGCACGGCGTGGTGACCATGACCGGCGGCAAGCTGACCACCTTTGGTCTGGTGGCCCGCCAAGGCCTGGCCGCCGCCGCCAAGTGGCTGCGCCTGTCGCGCCGGGTGGAGGGGCCGGGGCTGGTCGCGCCCCGGCCAACGGCCGCCGACGAAGATGCCCTGGCCGCGTTGCCGTCACGTCAGGCCAGGCGTTTGCTGGGGCGCTACGGAGAACTGGCCCCGCTGGTGGCCGCCCTGGGCGACGGCCAGGTGGTGGCCGGGACGGACGTGCTTTTGGCCGAACTGCGCTGGGCCGCCGCCAACGAAAACGTGGCCCGCCTGGAAGACCTGATGCTGCGACGCA
Protein-coding regions in this window:
- a CDS encoding glycerol-3-phosphate dehydrogenase/oxidase, giving the protein MERQAALESLGRPWDVIVIGGGINGAGVFRLAAASGLRTLLLEQRDFSWGASSRTGKLVHGGLRYLLQGQPRTTWRSVHERERLLRGYGGLVEGLGFLFPLSKRLRLAKPLVHLALTGYELMAGRWSYKFHRPAAFAMLAPRCDQGRLCGGFAFQDATADDARLVYRLLQEGRAMGGVAVNYCSARAFDRAHDGQARGLEAVDELTGRSYLARGRVILNASGAWTDDVRAHLGQRPRLRRLRGSHLILPRWRLPLGQAVGLQHPADGRAMYVMPWEGATLVGTTDIDHEQDMTAEPRIQPEEGAYLLEALAYWFPSRGMGPGDVLSTYAGVRPVIDSGKKDPSKESRDHAVWSEHGVVTMTGGKLTTFGLVARQGLAAAAKWLRLSRRVEGPGLVAPRPTAADEDALAALPSRQARRLLGRYGELAPLVAALGDGQVVAGTDVLLAELRWAAANENVARLEDLMLRRTRLGLLSSDGGESVLDQIGAAIQAAAGWDEARWRKERQDYRRAWREAYSPGLLTC